The following are encoded together in the Strongyloides ratti genome assembly S_ratti_ED321, chromosome : 2 genome:
- a CDS encoding Potassium voltage-gated channel subfamily H member 6, whose protein sequence is MPFIPTSEAYLSNVSPRPFLPSGLSSTQQKRLSYASGSNRLFRFSTSTPIKTLETVQEDVTAEEESNDNNCKFSLETINSRTLTVNQSNSNISLSNSGHEQGINNKISSLDNYNYLTKNSTNDESSKFFSSYNDDNEVFKNSPTSSYDTSSIIMDRNDIERSMSLSYLSNITSLNKTHQGKRLSYSKINPLLNQKASSLPQNSPYSSGTSNRLPYSSFSSKIINDSHLLSYNNNIFNDSISSLDNGKKSRKYSLTPIMYHSGTSINTGHGSTSNLSPAATVVRRASMAVRKLSMAIPSLSPDPIPHFAVLSLGADVLPEYKLQPTRIHHCTIVHYSPFKAVWDWIILLLVIYTAIFTPYVAAFLLRESQNNGTRKGTSFTEPLEIIDLIVDIMFIVDIIINFRTTYVNDNDEVVSHPGKIAMHYFKGWFIIDLIAAVPFDLLLANNENDEVGTTTLIGLLKTARLLRLVRVARKLDRYSEYGAAVLLLLMATFALIAHWLACIWYAIGSAELANKENITWLHHLSKHLNEPYISTNGTVPVGGPSLKSRYVTSLYFTLSTITSIGFGNVSATTDSEKIFTIIMMILGSLMYASVFGNVSAIIQRLYSGTARYHTEMSRLREFIRFHQIPNPLRQRLEEYFQHAWSYTNGIDMNLVLKGFPDCLQADICLHLNRNLLNNSPAFAGSSPGCLRALSMRMRTTHAPPGDTLVHRGDILTGLHFIARGSVEIVKDDMVMGILGKDDVFGENPLLYDDVGKASCNVRALTYCDLHKILRDDLLDVLDMYPEFAENFCKNLIITYNLRDETQVTRKKFDRQRLLRMSSNGVVGNSMIRESQSEDVRALRSETRNKLSSGDGINRDDTQRCVDKDEINDLEKSKLEPIASVKRSLREMRRSSGESYIQGLSPNVNQSFSKSPTPSKHPSLGSSGSGLRSQHHRPATVSESVPLLRYADDECISGRNSVFADDSTLLMPNSPSYIIPPSPITMSVDKNGSGNEKSLFYTNVLDATSYKLSAPSGSSFEPGEVEDKKLINVNRRLDQIESNIMNMQAKITNDLEEIIRLLRLTGALNSPTEEQEPSPSEKKTTINTSPTYL, encoded by the exons aTGCCATTTATACCTACATCAGAGGCATACCTTAGTAATGTTTCACCAAGACCATTTTTACCATCAGGATTAAGTTCTACTCAACAAAAAAGATTATCTTATGCCTCAGGTAGTAATAGACTTTTTCGATTCTCTACTTCTACACCAATCAAAACTCTTGAAACTGTTCAAGAAGATGTAACTGCTGAGGAAGAGagtaatgataataattgtaaattttcATTGGAAACAATTAATAGTAGG ACATTAACAGTAAATCAAAGTAATAGTAATATTAGTTTAAGTAATAGTGGACATGAACAAggaattaacaataaaatatcaagtttagataattataattatctaACTAAAAATTCAACAAATGATGAAtcatctaaatttttttcatcatataatgatgataatgaagtttttaaaaattctccTACCTCTAGTTATGATACTTCATCTATAATTATGGATAGAAATGATATTGAAAGATCAATGtcattatcatatttatcaaatattacaAGCCTTAATAAAACACATCAGGGAAAACGCCTATCATACTCTAAAATTAATCctttattaaatcaaaaagCTTCATCACTACCACAAAATTCTCCTTATTCATCAGGTACATCTAATCGTTTACCATACTCAtcattttcttcaaaaattattaatgatagTCATTTGttatcatataataataatatttttaatgattctaTATCATCATTGgataatggaaaaaaatctagaaaatattcattaacTCCTATTATGTATCATTCTGGAACTTCTATTAATACAGGTCATGGGTCTACATCCAATTTATCACCAGCTGCTACAGTTGTTAGAAGAGCCAGTATGGCAGTTAGAAAATTATCTATGGCTATTCCCAGTCTTTCTCCAGATCCTATTCCTCATTTTGCg gTTTTGTCGTTAGGTGCTGATGTTCTCCCGGAATATAAACTTCAACCAACAAGGATTCATCATTGTACAATAGTTCACTACTCACCTTTCAAAGCAGTATGGGATtggataattttattattagttatATATACAGCAATTTTTACACCATATGTTGCAGCCTTCCTTCTTAGAGaa tcaCAAAATAATGGAACACGAAAAGGAACATCATTTACAGAACCTCTAGAAATTATAGATCTTATCGTAGATATAATGTTTATCGtagatattataattaattttcgCACAACATATGTTAATGATAATGACGAGGTAGTGTCACATCCGGGTAAAATAGCGATGCATTATTTTAAAGGTTGGTTTATCATTGACCTTATTGCTGCTGTTCCATTTGATTTGCTATTAgcaaataatgaaaatgatgAAGTTGGTACAACAACACTTATTGGTCTTTTAAAAACAGCTAGACTTCTTAGGTTAGTTAGAGTAGCAAGAAAATTAGATAGGTATTCTGAGTATGGTGCTGCtgttttattacttttaatggCAACATTTGCTTTAATAGCACATTGGTTAGCATGTATATGGTATGCAATAGGATCTGCAGAATTAgcaaataaagaaaatataacatGGTTACATCATTTAAGTAAACATCTTAATGAACCATATATTAGTACTAATGGTACAGTACCTGTTGGTGGACCAAGTTTAAAAAGTAGATATGTAACtagtttatattttacacTTAGTACAATAACATCAATAGGTTTTGGTAATGTATCAGCAACAACTGATtcagaaaaaatatttacaattataatGATGATACTTGGAAGTTTAATGTATGCAAGTGTTTTTGGAAATGTTTCTGCTATTATTCAAAGGTTATATTCAGGAACGGCAAGATATCATACAGAAATGTCACGATTAAGAGAATTTATACGTTTTCATCAAATTCCAAATCCATTAAGACAAAGATTAGAAGAATATTTTCAACATGCATGGAGTTATACAAATGGTATTGATATGAATTTAGTATTAAAAGGTTTCCCAGATTGTTTACAAGCTGATATATGTCTTcatttaaatagaaatttattaaataattcacCAGCATTTGCAGGATCATCACCAGGATGTTTAAGAGCATTAAGTATGAGAATGAGAACAACACATGCTCCACCTGGTGATACATTAGTTCATAGAGGAGATATATTAACAGGTTTACATTTTATAGCAAGAGGTTCAGTAGAGATAGTTAAAGATGATATGGTAATGGGTATACTTGGTAAAGATGATGTTTTTGGTGAAAATCCTCTTTTATATGATGATGTTGGTAAAGCTAGTTGTAATGTTCGAGCATTAACTTATTGTGATCTTCATAAAATACTTCGTGATGATTTACTTGATGTTCTTGATATGTATCCTGAATTTGcagaaaatttttgtaagaatcttattattacatataaTTTAAGAGATGAAACTCAAGtaacaagaaaaaaatttgataggCAACGCCTTTTAAGAATGAGTAGTAATGGTGTTGTTGGTAATTCTATGATACGGGAAAGTCAAAGTGAAGATGTAAGAGCATTAAGAAGTGAAActagaaataaattatcatctGGAGATGGTATTAATAGAGATGATACACAAAGATGTGTAGATAAAGATGAAATTAATGATTtagaaaaatcaaaattagaACCAATAGCTAGTGTAAAAAGAAGTTTAAGAGAAATGAGAAGAAGTTCAG GTGAATCGTATATTCAAGGTCTATCACCAAATGTAAATCAATCATTTTCAAAATCTCCAACACCTTCTAAACATCCTTCATTAGGATCTTCAGGAAGTGGCTTAAGAAGCCAGCATCATCGTCCAGCTACAGTATCTGAATCTGTTCCATTGTTAAGATATGCAGACGATGAATGCATTAGTGGAAGAAATTCAGTTTTTGCAGATGATTCAACTTTATTAATGCCTAATTCTCCTTCGTATATCATTCCACCTTCCCCAATAACAATGAGTGTTGATAAGAATGGAAGTGGGAATGAAAAGTCGTTGTTTTATACAAATG ttctAGATGCAACATCATATAAATTATCAGCACCAAGTGGGAGTTCATTTGAACCGGGTGAAGTAGAAGATAAAAAGTTGATAAACGTAAACAGAAGATTAGATCAAATAGaaag taatataatgaatatgcaagcaaaaataacaaatgaTTTGGAAGAAATAATACGTCTATTAAGATTAACCGGTGCCTTAAACAGTCCCACTGAAGAACAGGAACCAAGTCCTTCAGAAAAAAAGACGACTATTAACACATCACCAACATACTTGTAA
- a CDS encoding Astacin-like metalloendopeptidase — MRYIFKGFLPLWNNLFISVTFLIVLINIHYTQSKILQPTYALNEDDFKNAEKLTKDELESSPITIEAINNYKPDIRGPIASSRRRRRNGVSRLTKLWPNAIIPYAISPHYTSHERALLARAVKQYHEKTCIRFIPRSPGQTDYLFIGKVDGCFSEVGRTSGVQVLSLDNGCMEYPTIIHEMMHVVGFYHEHERWDRDSYIDIIWQNIDRGALDQFGKVDLTKTSYYGQDYDYKSILHYDSLAFSKNGLPTMLPKITSMATTIGNAKDFSEVDLKKINRMYKCKDYIDMEIKKRPTSNEILTHAKALAVPIYNSPYNNIPIQPTFTYTKNPYQSKDEEFNNNNSNNKQQNNRINNSNSYVPHANNPYKPNYESSGQSTAYDPFTELGESYSSIIIKDSENYCVDRITVCWWTKSRCHLGNVKTMMRTLCAKTCGFC, encoded by the exons ATGAGATATATCTTTAAAGGATTTTTACCTTTATGgaacaatttatttataagtgTGACTTTTTTAATcgtattaataaatattcacTATACACAATCTAAAATTCTTCAACCAACATATGCTTTAAATGAagatgattttaaaaatgctgAAAAACTTACTAAag atGAATTAGAATCATCTCCTATAACAATTGAAGCCATTAACAATTATAAACCAGATATACGAGGACCTATAGCATCATCAAGACGTCGTAGACGTAATGGTGTATCACGTCTTACAAAATTATGGCCAAATGCTATAATTCCATATGCTATATCACCACATTATACATCTCATGAAAGAGCACTTTTAGCACGAGCTGTTAAACAATATCATGAAAAAACATGTATACGTTTCATTCCAAGAAGTCCTGGACAAACTGATTATCTATTTATAGGAAAAGTTGATGGTTGTTTTAGTGAAGTTGGTAGAACATCAGGAGTTCAAGTACTTTCACTTGATAATGGTTGTATGGAATATCCTACTATTATTCATGAAATGATGCATGTTGTTGGATTTTATCATGAACATGAACGATGGGATCGTGATTCATATATTGATATTATCTGGCAAAATATTGATCGTGGAGCATTAGATCAATTTGGTAAGGTAGATTTAACAAAAACAAGTTATTATGGTCAGGATTatgattataaaagtattCTTCATTATGATTCATTAGCATTTAGTAAAAATGGTCTTCCAACAATGTTACCAAAAATTACATCAATGGCAACAACAATAGGTAATGCTAAAGATTTTAGTGAagttgatttaaaaaaaataaatagaatgtataaatgtaaagattatattgatatggaaataaaaaaacgTCCAACTAGTAATGAAATTCTTACACATGCAAAAGCTTTAGCAGTTCCTATATATAATTCaccatataataatattcctATACAACCAACATTTACATATACAAAAAATCCTTATCAATCAAAAGATGaagaatttaataataataatagtaataacaaacaacaaaataatagaataaataattcaaattcTTATGTTCCTCATGCTAACAATCCATATAAACCAAATTATGAATCATCAGGTCAGTCTACTGCTTATGATCCTTTTACTGAATTAGGAGAATCATACTCatcaattataattaaagatTCAGAAAATTATTGTGTTGATAGAATTACAGTTTGTTGGTGGACAAAATCTAGATGCCATCTGGGAAATGTTAAAACAATGATGCGTACACTGTGTGCCAAAACCTGTggtttttgttaa
- a CDS encoding Endoplasmic reticulum metallopeptidase 1, which yields METNYLLRKRRLSPIKERNPPSILDDYVDKSRTHIFEYNISFTNWIFFLSLFICIVWISFHLHTKLPTPKDPIDFVDSFSETRISNFLQELSDIGNKPAGSINCELKTFNLIKNKLNQLKEKALFTQHSIEIETQYESSCFNMPRFDTDGFGICYKNISNIIARLSPVHTGISPSRTSLLINCHYDSWPTSDGGSDDLVQCALMIELLDVLTSTRSRPYPIDIIFLFNGAEESSLLASHAFITKHPWRHSVRAFINLEASGSGGRELLFQAGPGNQWILQAYLNSAIHPHCSVLGQEIFQSGVYPGDTDFRIFRDYGRIPGLDIAYVQNGYWWHTEFDQAKRITPGSLQRAGENVLATVKELINSPYFNNPAQYEDKKFVFFDILGITTIVYSMNTAYYLNWTLIIISLIMAAKDLIPLKNLSNNSSKIQKYSSQFLTLIFLHFISFLSMILFIFLSTKVIQFLNLKMLWYSNHIYSGVFYVIPSFCGILSIYTIFVRSDTNIITFQNSVIYFQSLLLLILTILEIASGFLITILLIFNLINKFLQIFYKSLKKKKTKGKRNVDGFIITIFTAPIASLMIIYTLIMVLSIFIPIMGRSSDNSEIIIGLFIGISVYFSSLNFIHLFSKTNTNTKCGMITTLIFIWFGMLFLLKLNSQIGSYHYSDDFPTVRRTQLYHVHRQYFEKNSDIPINSSQLYVIAQDNRGVMDIPFVKNPVLLPTSNNLLIDVKFNNINCENKGKYCELPYYYPTANRISDNHIRVAELHENKFNIETSIKLNDLNIYNNTYIYKFNIKGSGQMSVVMSPIHTEDCIINGWTIVGNDKITSKSSYAFLTCNGIKCGDWELIIKLSCGLYDENMTDITSDEEILKEIKNRSNLYNNNNSIKRLKVTVTSHYLYGDKMTSSVINDIRKEIKKRRQLSPNGPWAMTASSWHAEVVTKIF from the exons ATGGAAacaaattatcttttaagaAAAAGAAGACTTTCTCCAATTAAAGAAAGAAATCCACCATCTATACTTGATGATTATGTAGATAAATCTAGGACACACATATTTGAGTATAACATTTCTTTTACAAAttggattttttttttatctttatttatttgtatagTATGGATTTCATTTCATTTACATACTAAACTTCCTACACCAAAAGATCCAATAGATTTTGTGGATAGTTTTTCAGAAACAAGAATATCAAATTTTCTTCAAGAATTATCTGATATTGGAAATAAGCCAGCAGGTTCTATTAATTGtgaattaaaaacatttaatttaataaaaaataaattaaaccaattaaaagaaaaagctTTATTTACACAACATTCAATTGAAATTGAAACACAATATGAATCTAGTTGTTTTAATATGCCTCGTTTTGATACAGATGGTTTTGgaatatgttataaaaatatatcaaatattattgcTAGACTTTCACCAGTACATACTGGAATATCTCCTAGTAGAACATCTTTACTTATTAATTGTCATTATGATTCCTGGCCAACATCTGATGGTGGATCTGATGATTTAGTACAATGTGCTTTAATGATAGAACTTCTTGATGTTCTTACTTCAACAAGATCACGACCTTATCctattgatattatttttctttttaatggAGCAGAGGAGTCTTCTTTACTTGCATCACATGCTTTTATAACTAAACATCCCTGGAGACATTCAGTTAGAGCTTTTATAAATCTTGAAGCATCTGGTTCTGGTGGAAGagaattattatttcaagCAGGTCCTGGTAATCAATGGATTTTACAAGCATATCTTAATTCAGCAATCCATCCACATTGTTCAGTTTTAGGACAAGAAATTTTTCAATCTGGTGTTTATCCAGGAGACACTgattttagaatatttagAGATTATGGAAGAATTCCAGGTCTTGATATTGCATATGTTCAAAATGGTTATTGGTGGCATACAGAATTTGATCAAGCTAAAAGAATAACACCTGGAAGTTTACAAAGAGCAGGTGAAAATGTTCTTGCTACagtaaaagaattaattaattctccatattttaataatccaGCACAAtatgaagataaaaaatttgtattttttgatattcttGGAATTACAACTATTGTTTATTCAATGAATACAGCATACTATCTTAATTGgacattaataataatatcattaataatgGCAGCAAAAGATTTGATAcctttgaaaaatttatctaataatagttcaaaaatacaaaaatattcatctcaatttttaactttgatatttcttcattttatttcatttttatcaatgattttatttatatttttatcaacaaaagttattcaatttttaaatcttaaAATGTTATGGTATTCTAATCATATTTATTCTGGAGTATTTTATGTTATACCAAGTTTTTGTGGTATACTATCAATATATACTATATTTGTTAGATCAGATActaatattataacatttcAAAATTCAGTTATCTATTTTCAAAGTTTACTTCTccttattttaacaatactTGAAATTGCCTCaggatttttaataacaatattacttatttttaatttaattaataaatttcttcaaatattttacaaatcattaaaaaagaaaaaaacaaaaggaaaaagaaatgttgatggttttataataacaatatttacaGCACCTATTGCTTCAttaatgattatatatacattaattatggtattatcaatatttattcCTATTATGGGAAGAAGTTCTGATAATAGTGAAATTATTATTGGATTATTTATTGGAATATCTGTCTATTTTTCATCacttaattttattcatttatttagTAAAACAAATACTAATACAAAATGTGGAATGATAAcaactttaatatttatatggtttggtatgttatttttgttaaaattaaattcacAAATTGGATCATATCATTATTCTGATGATTTTCCTACAGTTAGAAGAACACAATTATAT catGTTCATAGacaatattttgaaaaaaattcagATATACCAATAAATTCTTCACAATTATATGTTATAGCTCAGGATAATCGTGGAGTAATGGATATTCCATTTGTTAAAAATCCCGTTCTCCTACCaacatcaaataatttattaattgatgtaaaatttaataatattaattgtgAAAATAAAGGAAAATATTGTGAATTACCATATTATTATCCAACAGCTAATAGAATTTCTGATAATCATATTAGAGTAGCAGAATTacatgaaaataaatttaatattgaaacaagtattaaattaaatgatttaaatatatataataatacttatatatataaatttaatattaaaggATCAGGACAGATGTCTGTAGTGATGTCACCAATACATACTGAAGATTGTATTATAAATGGATGGACAATTGTtggaaatgataaaataacaaGTAAAAGTTCATATGCTTTTTTAACATGTAATGGAATTAAATGTGGTGATTGggaattaattattaaattatcatgTGGTTTATATGATGAAAATATGACAGATATAACAAGTGATGaggaaattttaaaagaaataaaaaatcgttcaaatttatataataataataattctatTAAACGATTGAAAGTAACAGTAACTAGTCATTATTTATATGGTGATAAAATGACATCATCTGTAATTAATGATATTcgtaaagaaattaaaaaaagaagacaATTATCACCTAATGGTCCTTGGGCTATGACAGCATCATCATGGCATGCAGAAGttgttacaaaaattttttaa
- a CDS encoding Nematode cuticle collagen, N-terminal domain-containing protein encodes MNVKILVSFTSFLCLIAILAEIVLIPYLYFTINDIQREVDENVNIFRLKTDAAWEELMNVQIIITPPSKPKENPFNSIFRQKRQPNKGLPEWCICEPVKPSCPPGPPGPPGPPGEKGKDGAPGKNGNHGEHAFSICNPPSECIKCPSGPPGPQGPDGEQGPIGEDGKQGDPGLPGKNGTQGEPGPQGDVGAPGLPGKDGKPGIPGLKGTRIKGKPGKQGSIGPIGMPGKDGAVGEPGAPGKDGPEGIRGEPGKQGIPGADGKPGNPGTSGIPGSDAAYCPCPPRSIMLL; translated from the coding sequence aTGAATGTCAAAATATTAGTCTCTTTTACATCATTTTTGTGTTTAATTGCAATACTTGCTGAAATTGTTCTAATTCCATATTTgtattttactattaatgATATTCAACGTGAAGTTGatgaaaatgtaaatatttttcgcCTTAAAACTGATGCTGCTTGGGAAGAATTAATGAATgtacaaattattattactcCACCATCGAAACCAAAAGAAAATCCATTTAATAGTATATTTCGTCAAAAACGTCAACCAAATAAAGGTCTTCCGGAATGGTGTATATGTGAACCAGTTAAGCCTTCATGTCCACCAGGACCACCTGGACCACCAGGGCCACCGGGTGAAAAAGGTAAAGACGGTGCACCAGGAAAAAACGGAAATCATGGAGAACATGCATTTTCTATTTGTAACCCACCTTCAGAATGTATCAAATGTCCAAGTGGTCCACCAGGACCACAAGGGCCTGATGGAGAACAAGGACCTATAGGAGAAGATGGAAAACAAGGTGATCCAGGATTACCAGGAAAAAATGGAACACAAGGAGAACCTGGACCACAAGGAGATGTTGGTGCTCCGGGACTTCCTGGAAAAGATGGAAAACCCGGTATTCCAGGATTAAAAGGTACCAGAATAAAAGGAAAACCAGGAAAACAAGGATCTATTGGTCCAATAGGAATGCCTGGAAAAGATGGAGCTGTAGGTGAACCAGGTGCTCCAGGTAAAGACGGTCCAGAAGGAATACGTGGTGAACCTGGAAAACAAGGAATTCCAGGAGCTGATGGAAAGCCTGGAAATCCAGGAACATCCGGAATACCTGGATCCGATGCTGCATATTGTCCATGCCCACCACGAAGCataatgttattataa
- a CDS encoding Gamma interferon inducible lysosomal thiol reductase GILT family-containing protein: MNPSIFIIWSLFHLFFYSCYGGLSPKYKNQGNKALNISSKIYTISVLGESRCPDTTRFFNNHFAKFVSEFGDDKNVKMNYIPFGKASCKKVGDDYECVCQHKLLECQLNALQNCVKDAYQNKFKDYFPIVHCIQGKTSIDDAASQCFTNISKKLSKALKQCGSGKKGRKLLAEAEKVQLSKAPNLNFVPWIIINSERNEDVFHTGFEKSICENYLTDSSAPAACSTYMYNQILTSINSEKRF; encoded by the exons atgaatccttctatttttattatttggtcattatttcatttgtttttttattcctGTTATGGAGGGTTAAGTCCTAAATAT aaaaatcaAGGAAATAAAGCCTTAAATATAagttcaaaaatttatactattaGTGTACTTGGAGAATCACGTTGCCCTGATACAACtcgtttttttaataatcattttgCTAAATTTGTTTCTGAATTTGGAGATGATAAGAATGttaaaatgaattatattCCTTTTGGAAAAGCCAGTTGCAAAAAGGTGGGTGATGATTATGAATGTGTTTGTCAACATAAGCTACTGGAATGCCAATTGAATGCTTTACAAAATTGTGTCAAAGATGCTTATCAAAATAAgtttaaagattattttcCAATTGTTCATTGTATCCAGGGAAAAACAAGTATTGATGATGCTGCCAGCCAATGTTTTACtaatataagtaaaaaattgtCGAAAGC GTTGAAACAATGTGGTAGCGGTAAAAAAGGTAGAAAATTGTTAGCAGAAGCAGAAAAAGTTCAACTAAGTAAAGCTCCAAATCTTAATTTTGTTCCTTggattattataaattctGAACGAAATGAAGATGTTTTTCATACAGGATTTGAAAAATCAATATGTGAAAACTATCTTACAGACTCTAGTGCTCCAGCAGCATGTTCAACATATATGTACAACCAAATTTTAACTTCTATAAATTCTGAAAAAcgtttttaa
- a CDS encoding Acylglycerol kinase, mitochondrial — MFIINKFKSVGTTLYNHKKKTIFGACLLYLGGNYCNGLIKDIKIRNYYAKEAVKYGDVPCNGTKPRRLTVLVNKMANERKVYDKFKTNVLPLFNLAGLQVTIIHTKDGNEMEAVASALDHEEADCIYVVGGDGTLARVLTGIYKNKDGPVFPIGHFPGGNDNKGLLSLRRNVFKSYDDVRLYCESGMAVIEETLVPVFPVKCEISIPVKSEDNEINNEKFELKTLYSLSGVNAGWFPMVEEHKHKLWYWFGIKRYFTYFWDGLKRFPGEIGVNVVYTKSCPGCKKCLQDIPLAEIEKKQIDKEKSNATISWWRNILGSTKKLGDQNQSVIRNIPTEPLTINEECGVLCNECIISNGIDLIIENEIGSKGNWLKFLIGGEGYNRYDAMKDGWARAYIGDDCFKSPFKDFYNEEASFKANSLEMMFTNMPKKWTQIWVAGEKIDLSEDFNKAHIKVEATKRKFNMYLPKNIRLNLDQL, encoded by the exons atgtttataattaataagttCAAATCCGTTGGAACTACTttatataatcataaaaaGAAGACTATTTTTGGTGcttgtttattatatttaggTGGTAATTATTGTAATGGATTAATAAA AGATATAAAGATTCGAAATTATTATGCCAAAGAAGCTGTAAAATATGGTGATGTTCCATGTAATGGAACAAAACCTAGACGATTAACAGTTCTTGTAAATAAAATGGCTAATGAAAGGAAagtttatgataaatttaaaacaaatgttTTACCTTTATTTAATTTGGCTGGTCTTCAAGTAACAATAATTCACACTAAAGATGGTAATGAAATGGAAGCTGTTGCATCAGCTTTAGATCATGAGGAAGCTGATTGTATTTATGTGGTTGGAGGTGATGGTACACTAGCAAGAGTATTAACAggaatttataaaaataaagatggTCCTGTTTTTCCAATTGGACATTTTCCTGGTGGTAATGATAATAAAGGTCTTTTATCATTGAGGAGAAATGTTTTCAAATCTTATGATGATGTTAGATTGTATTGTGAAAGTGGGATGGCTGTTATTGAAGAGACACTTGTTCCAGTGTTTCCGGTAAAATGTGAAATTTCAATTCCTGTTAAAAGTGAagataatgaaattaataatgaaaagtTTGAATTGAAGACGTTATATTCATTATCTGGTGTTAATGCTGGATGGTTTCCTATGGTTGAAGAACATAAGCATAAATTATGGTATTGGTTTGGAATTAAACGATATTTTACCTATTTTTGGGATGGATTAAAACGTTTTCCTGGAGAAATAGGAGTCAATGTTGTCTACACAAAGTCTTGTCCGGGTTGTAAGAAATGTTTACAAGATATTCCATTAGCTGAAATTGAAAAGAAACaaattgataaagaaaaaagtaatGCCACTATTAGTTGGTGGAGAAATATTCTTGGTAGTACTAAAAAATTAGGAGATCAAAATCAGAGtgttattagaaatattcCAACAGAACCATTGACTATTAATGAAGAATGCGGCGTTCTATGTAATGAATGTATCATTTCAAATGGAATAGATTTAATTATCGAAAATGAAATTGGTTCAAAAGGTAATTGgcttaaatttttaattggtGGTGAAGGATATAATCGTTATGATGCAATGAAAGATGGATGGGCTCGGGCTTACATTGGAGATGATTGCTTCAAATCACCTTTTAAGGATTTCTATAACGAAGAAGCATCTTTTAAAGCCAATTCTTTGGAAATGATGTTTACTAATATGCCAAAAAAGTGGACTCAAATATGGGTTGCTGGGGAAAAAATAGATTTATCAGAAGATTTTAATAAAGCTCATATAAAGGTAGAAGCAACAAAGCGAAAGTTTAATATGTATTTgccaaaaaatattagactAAATCTGGATCAATTGTGA